Proteins encoded together in one Mercenaria mercenaria strain notata chromosome 18, MADL_Memer_1, whole genome shotgun sequence window:
- the LOC123537745 gene encoding uncharacterized protein LOC123537745 isoform X2 yields the protein MKSRRRRSSRNEDDGYEADDESSECSLVLSSPEVPPPHDTFTFSQPEVPVVLLKAEDPNNNNNRSILDQGRGKKRKLDENEIDTHAPKRQKRYHVYGGPIKGVKRTLQGEYSVQDFKRSKLSPEENIGTWSQDNMQFLSKSLSDTEMEGDFNTTYGATSLVASVSLPTYLHRENNISENEATPCPSRCKCSAIVDTFMQYLREEAKIKVYDTPYAVSRECDHPNCELAVHSSASALSSVSLPAVNVRSTDLSPTCKRSTRA from the exons taaCGAGGACGACGGTTACGAGGCGGATGATGAAAGTTCCGAATGTTCACTTGTTCTGTCTTCACCGGAAGTTCCACCACCCCATGATACCTTCACTTTCTCTCAACCGGAAGTGCCTGTAGTACTTTTGAAAGCTGAGG ACcctaataataacaataacagatCCATCTTAGACCAGGGGCGTGGCAAAAAGCGAAAGCttgatgaaaatgaaattgaCACGCATGCGCCCAAAAGGCAGAAAAGATATCATGTGTATGGGGGTCCTATTAAGGGGGTAAAACGTACGTTACAAGGTGAGTATTCGGTGCAAGACTTTAAACGCTCGAAACTGTCACCGGAAGAGAACATTGGGACATGGTCACAGGACAATATGCAGTTTCTTTCCAAGAGTTTGTCTGACACAGAGATGGAAGGCGATTTTAACACCACTTATGGTGCTACCTCCCTTGTTGCGTCTGTGTCATTGCCGACCTATCTACACAGGGAAAATAACATATCTGAAAATGAGGCAACTCCCTGTCCATCACGCTGCAAGTGCAGCGCCATTGTGGATACTTTTATGCAATATCTACGAGAAGAGGCCAAGATCAAGGTTTATGATACGCCGTATGCCGTTTCCCGCGAATGCGATCATCCAAACTG cGAGTTAGCCGTCCATAGTTCTGCCTCCGCCCTTTCTTCTGTATCATTGCCGGCCGTAAACGTCAGAAGTACAGACCTGAGTCCCACCTGTAAACGTAGTACCCGAGCCTGA
- the LOC123537745 gene encoding uncharacterized protein LOC123537745 isoform X1: protein MKSRRRRSSRNEDDGYEADDESSECSLVLSSPEVPPPHDTFTFSQPEVPVVLLKAEGELVSSDPNNNNNRSILDQGRGKKRKLDENEIDTHAPKRQKRYHVYGGPIKGVKRTLQGEYSVQDFKRSKLSPEENIGTWSQDNMQFLSKSLSDTEMEGDFNTTYGATSLVASVSLPTYLHRENNISENEATPCPSRCKCSAIVDTFMQYLREEAKIKVYDTPYAVSRECDHPNCELAVHSSASALSSVSLPAVNVRSTDLSPTCKRSTRA, encoded by the exons taaCGAGGACGACGGTTACGAGGCGGATGATGAAAGTTCCGAATGTTCACTTGTTCTGTCTTCACCGGAAGTTCCACCACCCCATGATACCTTCACTTTCTCTCAACCGGAAGTGCCTGTAGTACTTTTGAAAGCTGAGGGTGAACTTGTTTCATCAG ACcctaataataacaataacagatCCATCTTAGACCAGGGGCGTGGCAAAAAGCGAAAGCttgatgaaaatgaaattgaCACGCATGCGCCCAAAAGGCAGAAAAGATATCATGTGTATGGGGGTCCTATTAAGGGGGTAAAACGTACGTTACAAGGTGAGTATTCGGTGCAAGACTTTAAACGCTCGAAACTGTCACCGGAAGAGAACATTGGGACATGGTCACAGGACAATATGCAGTTTCTTTCCAAGAGTTTGTCTGACACAGAGATGGAAGGCGATTTTAACACCACTTATGGTGCTACCTCCCTTGTTGCGTCTGTGTCATTGCCGACCTATCTACACAGGGAAAATAACATATCTGAAAATGAGGCAACTCCCTGTCCATCACGCTGCAAGTGCAGCGCCATTGTGGATACTTTTATGCAATATCTACGAGAAGAGGCCAAGATCAAGGTTTATGATACGCCGTATGCCGTTTCCCGCGAATGCGATCATCCAAACTG cGAGTTAGCCGTCCATAGTTCTGCCTCCGCCCTTTCTTCTGTATCATTGCCGGCCGTAAACGTCAGAAGTACAGACCTGAGTCCCACCTGTAAACGTAGTACCCGAGCCTGA